A stretch of the Bradyrhizobium arachidis genome encodes the following:
- a CDS encoding RidA family protein — translation MAARRSIEVEGFAHGGQPIPAASRVGNIIMTGGVYGLDPASGKIPDDVGRQTELMFANLKRIMEAGGASLDQIVKMTVYVKVPEARGAVNTQWLAAFPDAASRPARHTFQNDHLPANMLVQCDAMAVLDGV, via the coding sequence CCACGGTGGGCAGCCCATTCCCGCAGCGTCCCGGGTCGGCAACATCATCATGACCGGGGGGGTGTATGGGCTCGATCCGGCAAGCGGAAAGATTCCCGACGACGTCGGCCGGCAGACCGAACTGATGTTCGCGAATCTGAAGCGGATCATGGAGGCGGGCGGCGCGAGCCTCGACCAGATCGTCAAAATGACGGTCTATGTGAAGGTGCCTGAGGCGCGCGGCGCCGTGAACACCCAATGGCTCGCCGCGTTCCCCGATGCGGCGTCCCGGCCGGCGCGTCACACCTTCCAGAACGATCATCTGCCGGCCAACATGCTCGTGCAATGCGATGCCATGGCCGTTCTTGACGGCGTCTGA